Below is a window of Stygiolobus azoricus DNA.
ATGTACCAAGCTCAAGTTAAAGGAGAAATCTAACGTGACTCTTGAGTATGCTGAAGACTGCGAAACGTGGAGTGAAGAGTCACTAAAGGTTCTCTCTGTACTCTCGTCTCTACACCCTACTATTTTTGAAGTTAAGGAGATAATAGACTATCTGAAAAAGATGTGCAGAGTATAATTAGAGACTCTTCACTCTTCAGTAACTATTTAAATATCATTTTAAGTTTGGTAATACTGTGTATGAGGTATTACTAAATCCTAATTTTGAGGAGACAAAGTATTTTATTGAGAGAAATCTTAGCAAGTCACTAATTACGATTCTAGCAGAATGCGAAATATTATATGAGGGTAGAGCTTTTTCCAAAGCTTCCTCATCGAGAAGGCTTATTATAGTTAAGGCTGATGGAAGCGTTATTGTTCACGAGAGTACTAAAAGAGAACCAATTAATTGGCAGCCACCTGGCTCGAGAATAGAGGTAAGTATAGAAAGCGAAGTCTTCAAAATTAAGGCTATAAGGAAGAGACCGAAGGAAAAACTCGAGATTCTAGTGTCTAGAGTATTCTTTATAACCTCTTCTGTAGTAGAAGAAGGGGACTTCATGCTGGTGGGAAGTGAAAAAGACGAAGTGGACTTGGTAATTTCAAAACCTGAGCTAATTGAGGAGGGATTTAAACCTTTACAAAGAGAATATAGTACACCTTACGGTAAGATAGACTTGTTGGGTAAAGATAATAAAGGCAATTATGTTGTACTAGAATTTAAACGTGCTAAGGCAACTCTACAAGCTGTGTCACAGCTTTATCGATATGTGATGTATTTTCGAGAAAGAGGTCAATTAGTAAGGGGAATTCTTGTAGCTCCAGGAATTAGTGAAAACGCTTTAAACTTACTTAGACGTCTTGTATTAGAATATGTTGATCTACGTAGTATTATTGACTTTACCAATAATGGCAGACATACTGTTACTTTATCAAATAGTAAAGGAAATCAAGCTCAAGAGATCGGTCAGAGGGGACTTTAAAGGAAAAGTCTCGGTAATAGTTCC
It encodes the following:
- the nucS gene encoding endonuclease NucS, with protein sequence MYEVLLNPNFEETKYFIERNLSKSLITILAECEILYEGRAFSKASSSRRLIIVKADGSVIVHESTKREPINWQPPGSRIEVSIESEVFKIKAIRKRPKEKLEILVSRVFFITSSVVEEGDFMLVGSEKDEVDLVISKPELIEEGFKPLQREYSTPYGKIDLLGKDNKGNYVVLEFKRAKATLQAVSQLYRYVMYFRERGQLVRGILVAPGISENALNLLRRLVLEYVDLRSIIDFTNNGRHTVTLSNSKGNQAQEIGQRGL